The Pempheris klunzingeri isolate RE-2024b chromosome 16, fPemKlu1.hap1, whole genome shotgun sequence genome includes the window ttatcttagcttGTTTTTATCTTAGTTTATCTTCAGTTCAGTTGCTAGGATATTTGCCGTAGTTTGGTTGCTAGGCAATTCCAGGGGTCCAGTGACGTCGAGCAGGCGTCATCAACCCTCGCCTCTGCGCCCCCCAGAAACGAAACTGAAGAACCAAACCAAACGTAAGATGGGGCCGTATTACTGTCATGACTGGACAAACTGATTTGTAAACTTGTCAGCGGATGTAGCTGTAGGTTGGCGGACCACGAGCTTAGTAGCTGGTGGCGACAACCAGCTGAAATTAAAGCGCGAACTTAGCTAGGCTAGCTAACAGtaagtgaaaaagaagaacaacGTTAGACCAAGTTGTCGCGGTTTGGATGAAGAGCTTAATTAACTTGTACTGAGCAACATAATGGACTTCAGCACAGCTGACGTGCCCGCTAATGTGGTACACGACTCTCCAGGTAGTTACATTAACGATGCTATTTAAGTTTGAGCTGAGGAGGCAGACATTTTATTGGACTGCGTTGTTGCTAAAAGCTAAGTTAGCTTAACGTTACCACTTGTAAATAATGCCTttgcatcactgctgctgtctttttcaGACAGTTAAGAGGAGAGAGTTCACAGATCAAATTCAAGAATAATTTAAGGTGGATACGAGTTTTTAGGAGTTTGTTAGCACTGCAGCAACATGAGCTGTAGAAACACAAATACTGGTAATAGTGTTGCCTGTAATAACAGTGGTGGTACTGTACTGTAACTACTCACCAGTGGTACTTTTTGACTTGATGCTACTTTATACCAACAACATTTCAGAAGGAAAAAGTTTACTTTTTACTACACCACATTCACCTGACGGGTAGTTACTTATGGCTTTgcacatgaacattttacacacaaaacaccttATAGATTACCTCAGTATACAAAAGCAGTTAAAGTTAGCTGCACCAGCTGTAACATAACAATGCTGCTCCATTGTTAGTGCATCAGTAGTAATATAATAACAACTCTCTGAAAGGTGCCAATTTACATAATGAACACTACTGTTATACTGCTGTATCCCCACTTTTATGCCAATAAAGTatttgaatacttcttccacatCTGGCAATAAACAGTCCTAATGTTATAATTCACTGTTCTGCAAAAGCAGATGAAGTTTGGAGTTTTAAAGCTGCGCCCTTATACACTGAAAATAGATGAACTTTTATGGTCTTTAATGGTCTGTCAAAGGAGGTTAATGATTACTGGAGAACAATAGTCACATCTCTAGTTGCCcaataataatatattgatACTGTGTATAAGCAAGATATCTGGTTTGACTCTGGCTGGGAACCTTCTTAGTTATAATCAGTATAGCCATCCTACTTTCTCTTCAGCCCCATTTCCCTATGAAACTGTActctcaaataaataaatgccatGAAAACATAATGATCTTATTAACAATAATCTTTATTCACAAATATTCACAACATACACAAATCTGCGTTGGCCTTTAAAGAGGACTGGTTTTTAAGTAAACCCTTTCAATGACTGCATTCCTTTGGAGGGATTTGACATAATTAattacttataataataatataattaaacaAACTTTGATCAGTCAAACACATCCTGAAGATACCTTCCATACCTGACCTAGACAGTGCCTCGGATGGCTGTGATCACATTCAGCAGATAGAAACTTGTCAACTTTCAACTATCCACTGGACAAACTTTTCCACCGTTTGTCATCAAAAAATGGTGAAACAGGACAAATACGTCAATGGATGTTGCAGTCACCATGGGACAATACTACATCCTGCAACACCTCGACTCCTGAGAAACATGAGGAAGCTGTTTGTGGACTTCAGCTTGGCATTCAACGCACTAATCACAGAAGTCCTCCGGTACACGCTCACCCAGCTCACTGTGCTAGCCTCCACCTGTCTGTGGATCACAAACTGGAAGaccagaggcagcagctgaGTTTAGGGAGCATCACAAACTGTGGAGATGACGTTGGACTTCAGGAGGCCCCCAACAccgcctccctcctcccccaatGTGCTTAACAGCACACATCCAGGATCCACAATCACCCAGGACCTAAAGTGGATGCTCAACATGGACTCCATCATCAGAAATGCCCAGCAGAGGATGTATTTACTGTGCCAGCTCAAGAAGCTCAACCTTCCTCAGGGGGTGCTCTGTTCTCTGCACTTCCCTCACTGTCTGGTTTGGATTGGAACTGTTAGGACTGAAGAGAATATCATCAGTGCCAACCTGCCCTACATCCAGGAGTTGTACATTTCCAAAGTCAGGAAACGGGCTGGAAACATCAATCTGCTGACCCATCACACCCTGGACACAGCCTGTTCAAACTCCTGCCCTCTGGCAGAGCGCTGTACGCTAAAACAATCTGACAGAATGATTTTTATTGACAGGCCGTCACTCTTCACTTAAACCTGTCATACAGTGTGAGAAACAAGTCTATATTTACAGTTGTATATAGCAGTtacatgtttatgttttgttgtctttgtttcactgtatgtctctttctgtgtaaGTATTTGGTGAATAAAGCTAATTTTGGTTCTGATACATGGTTTTCAGAGCACTATTTTGCACAATATCTGTACATTagtgtaatgtgtttgtgttgtgggcTCCAAAtactggaaaataaaataagaagatTACCATATTCTGACTATTCAAAGAGTAGTTTGTTGGAAATGCATGTTGCAAATTTATTGAACTTTTAAGACCCTTTAACCAGACCAGACTTGAGGTGTATTTACTGGTGTTTATCCCATTGTGTCTGACTGATCAGGGAAGGACAGCTCCAGCTCTGATGACGTACCTCTCTCAAAGCTCCTGACGAGGCCACGCAGTGAGGAGaaacgtgaacacacacacagcttaacCGTCAGCTCCGACACTAAATCAAAACAGGACAAAAGCGGTGAGGACAACAAACTACACAGGCAACTTGATGTTTTGTGACCCCTGAAAGTAAAAGCTagtacattttctgtttatatCTCCCATTGTAGCTTTGGATGACTCCTCAGATGATGAGCCTTTGATAAAGATTAAATCTGCACAAACTAAGAAACCAGTGAAAAAAGACAATGTTTCTCCCAGATCTAATGGCACAAATAACAAGAAAGCAGGTGGTTACACTACCTTATATTATCATCTGTATTTCAGCtgcattttctcatttctttttgtctggAATGGATTGCTTTAATTTGATGTGTATGTAACTCTTTCAGATTTGAATGCAGATGATAGCTCTGATGACGAGCCTCTCATAAAAATTGCTAAAATGTCCTCCAAACCCTCAAAGAAGCCTTTGTCAGCGCCTCCAAAAAAATCTGATGGTATGAAGAAGAAAGGTAAGAATGTGGATTTGCACCATCATCAGAAAGTTGCTGTTCTCTGTAGCAGATACTCATTTTTGACCTTCCTTTTCTTTACACAGAATCACTGGATAGCGATGATGATTCAGATGATGCACCTTTGAGCAAACTTGCAGGGAAACTTCACTCCAAACGTCAGAGAAAAGCGCCTGCCGTGCTATCTAGAAAAACAACCCCAGTTATAAAATCCAAAAGGAACGCAGCGAGGAAAAAGGGTAGGTGTTAAAATGTGGGAATCAGCATATAAAATGCTTTTTCCATAGCActtacaacaaaaataaatatgtttttttcgTTCTAGTTAAATATGCAGAGTCTTCCAGTGAGAGCTCAGACCATGAAACCCTGGCAGCAATGAAGAAGAGGCTGACAAAGGCTCCTAAAGAGCAAAAGACTTcagcaaacagcaggaaaacaaaagcaaagcgTAAAGATAAATCACTAAAAGGTAGGCTGCACATTCATTAGACTGGCCACCAGGAATGAATTGAATTAAAGATTATGGCAAGTA containing:
- the LOC139215221 gene encoding nucleolar protein dao-5-like isoform X2, which gives rise to MDFSTADVPANVVHDSPGKDSSSSDDVPLSKLLTRPRSEEKREHTHSLTVSSDTKSKQDKSALDDSSDDEPLIKIKSAQTKKPVKKDNVSPRSNGTNNKKADLNADDSSDDEPLIKIAKMSSKPSKKPLSAPPKKSDESLDSDDDSDDAPLSKLAGKLHSKRQRKAPAVLSRKTTPVIKSKRNAARKKVKYAESSSESSDHETLAAMKKRLTKAPKEQKTSANSRKTKAKRKDKSLKDPSTSDSSSDDDVPLVNLVAKKKKPVKKNTKTTSESKGRARKRRGDSHESSDDEPLIDVVKKKRTDKQMETKTMAPALEKRDTAAKKPRKTLVSGSSSNSSDDEPLIKAAKHPQVTKILRIILERCDCEEAGATRSLEKTSTDTPTAEKTSSEELEDSPEEE
- the LOC139215221 gene encoding nucleolar protein dao-5-like isoform X1, coding for MDFSTADVPANVVHDSPGKDSSSSDDVPLSKLLTRPRSEEKREHTHSLTVSSDTKSKQDKSALDDSSDDEPLIKIKSAQTKKPVKKDNVSPRSNGTNNKKADLNADDSSDDEPLIKIAKMSSKPSKKPLSAPPKKSDGMKKKESLDSDDDSDDAPLSKLAGKLHSKRQRKAPAVLSRKTTPVIKSKRNAARKKVKYAESSSESSDHETLAAMKKRLTKAPKEQKTSANSRKTKAKRKDKSLKDPSTSDSSSDDDVPLVNLVAKKKKPVKKNTKTTSESKGRARKRRGDSHESSDDEPLIDVVKKKRTDKQMETKTMAPALEKRDTAAKKPRKTLVSGSSSNSSDDEPLIKAAKHPQVTKILRIILERCDCEEAGATRSLEKTSTDTPTAEKTSSEELEDSPEEE